ATCCATCTGACCGTTCGCGGAACGCCACGAACATCACGCGGGCGACTCACCGCCCATATATGGGGGACTTTGGGGCACATTGCCCGGTGTCGTGCGGCTCTCCACCGCCGACGCTCTTTTTTTCTTCAAGGGGTCATGATATGCGTTTAGTCCGGAGGGACCGCTGGCAGGAATGCAAGCTGACGGGGATCGCCAAGAGGACCCGGGAGAAGAGGGGGCCGCGCTGCGTGATATGCGGTTCTCTCCTGCATGATGATGGAAACTGCCCAAATTGTCACGGCGATATGGGGACAGACTGAGGAAGGTACGACAATGAAGTTCTTTGACAAGTTCGGAAACAGGGACGTTGAGATCGAGCTCGACACGGCAGAATTGGAAAAGCTAGATGACGCCATAAGCCGCGAGCGGAACACCACGGACCCGGAGATGGCTATCAACCTCGAGCTCGCGACCGGAAAGAGGTTTGACGAGATCCTAAGAGAGAAGCATACCACCAGGGCCTTGAACGCAAAGAAGGACGCATACCTCAAGGCTAGCATGCTAGAAGCGAGGAAGGCCGCCGAGGAAGCAGCGAGGGAACCAAGGATAGAACAATTGCTCAAGGAAGGGCACTTGTTCGTCACCATCGACGGAAAGCGGCAGGACCGGCTTAAGACCAGCCTGGTCAAGTGCTCGTGTGGGGAACCGCTCGGGACCGTGAAGGGGCGCATGGCGTTCATGGAATCGGAATGGCAGAAGACCGGGGGCCTCTACGATCAGCTGCAGAAGATAAAGACGATCCACGAGGGCGCGGTAACTTGCCCTGCTTGCAGGAAGACCGCCCAAGTGGTAATGCAGTTGGTGTTCTGATGGGCGGCGAGATGACCCGGGACGAGTTCAAGAAGGCCCTCGAGGACCTCCGGAAAGAGCTCATGGTCGAGGTCGATAGGAGGATAGAGGACGCGGCCCGGAAACGAGCGTGTGCCTGCCAACTTTCTAAGACCCGCTCCCTGACCCGAGGCCCGGATAACCCGCGACAACTATGAGGGACACGACGGACGGGTTCAAATGACGGATCTCGAGGCTGAAAAAGGAGAAAAACTCCCTGATATTCCTGTTCCTGGGCCGGTCCTGGCCGGGGCAACATCCCAAAAGCCCAGGTGTGCTCATATCTCAGCTAGTGGGGCATCATGTGGAGCATGGGCCGTCAAGGGTTCGACGTTCTGCTTCTATCATGATCCCCGTCCGGACGCGATCGCAAAAAGGGAGAGGTCGAGGGCGAAGGGCAACCGAAGATCGAACGCGCAGGACGGACTAGAGAATTGGACATCGCACCCAATCAAGTCCATCGAGCAGCTTAGCGGGGCCTTGTCGGATCTGTTCAACGCCGGTATGTCGGGCGACATCACCACCAACAGACTGACGGCGCTCTCAAGTGTCGCCAACGCTTTGATGAAATCCATTGAAGGATCTGGGATTGAAGAACGGTTAACCGCCCTCGAGGAGAAGTTCAAACTAACTGAGGCGAAGAAATGACCACCACCGAACAAAGGATAACCGCCTTGGAGATCGCTGTAGGTCCGAAGGAGACAGATGCCGATGCCCGGGCCCGAGCCCTCCAGGAAATGCCCGATGATGAGCTCGAGCGGCAGATTCGGGAGATCGTCGCCAAGTATGATGATGTCGGGGAGGACGCGCCGCCAATCATACTGCAGGCTAGGAAGTCACTAAGCAATGTCGACGCGAGGCGAGCATGGGAGAAAGAGCAATGGGGCCACTTGCCGCTTAGGCAAGACGCGGAGAAGGCGAGCCAATGACCACCACGGAACGAAGGATAGAGGCTTTGGAAGGTGCAATGGAACCGCCGAACAATGAGATATGCATCCTCGTAATAGATGACGATAAGCCTCTTCCTACATGCCCCAAGAGAGGGATCGAGCTCACTGAGGGCTTGGACAGGAGGCCGCATGAGTGCAATAGCTGCACTGTCAAGGAAAAGAACCAAAGATGCATCATTATCAGGTCGGTGTGACGAATGACGATCACCGAGAAACGCGTCAAGGGCCTGGAGGACAGGTTAGCGCCGAACGATGAGATATGCGTTCTCATAATGTACGACCATCTAGCCCTTCCAAAATGCACCGTCCGAGGGGTCGAGCTCACCAAGGGACCGGATGGGATGCCGCTTGAGTGCAATAGATGTAATGTCCAGGACAAGAAACGAATACACATCTTAATCCACATGGTGTAGAAGGCGAAGTCAGGAGCATGCCGCGATTGAAATTGTACGGTGAAGGACTCGAGGGCTCGGCTGTTGAGAAGGACGCCCAGAAATACGGGCAGATGCTGGGAAACCTTAAATGGTACCATTGCGTTGCCACCATTAATAGTATGAACCTCAAAATTCTAGTCAACGCAAAGAAGATCGCAGTAATCAACCCACCAAAGAAAAACGGAGATCTAGACGTAGACGCCATTGTGAATAGCGAGTCGATAACATTCCTGACCACGATCAAGATAATGCCCCTGATGAAATCAAAACCGAAAGATGGCGAGGAGATTGTGGAATACGTCGACATAGAATTACCCCCTGGTGGGAGTGCTATGTTGGATAACGGGACTATGATAGTGAACAGCGTCGATCCAAGCTGGTCGGATCGTTCGGCTTATGCATTTTGTCCCAAATGCGCAAGCTGGTGGGTAAAGAAGACAACTGATAGGCCAAAGCGTTGCCCGAATTGCATGGGTCGGCTGGACAAATTCAAAACAGAGGAACTTGAGCTCGAGGAGGTCATGAAACAACGCAAGAGATACTTCCAACTGAAGACAGACGAAACACCAAAACAGTAGATAGGACCGGGTAGGACGAGGCGTTTGCAGCGCCTCATCCCGGTCTCCGCCTCAGGAAGGTGAAGACTACGAATACAAATGAAGTAAATCTAGATAAAGAAATCGCAAAGCTCCAGATGAGTGGCGCAATTATTGTCCGCGGACCATACGCGGATGTTGCCAGTGTTTTGAAAGACTTGGAGAACAGGCTCCCATCGGGCTGCAGGGTCGCATATGTCCATTATTCGCCCGGCCGCCTCAAGATCATCGAGGAGGTTCCGCGATGAACTCCTCATCCGGGCAAGCGACACATTCCCCCGCCCTCCAGGAAGACATAATTTTCCCGGTCGAGTGGAAGATCATCGCGTCCAAGGAAGTCCAGGAAAACGTCACCGACATGATCAGGGAGGCGTTCGACAAGGCAGGTTTCAGGGCCTCCTACACGGAAAAAGATGGCGTCAATGTACTAGTCCAGATAAGGGGAAGAATCCCGAGAGGTCCTTGAATGTCGACCTCCAAGGACAAGGTCAATGTATTGAAGTTCATCCGCGGATGGGAGCCGTTCGTGACCGAGACGAACGAGTTCGGGTTTACCCTTCCATACCACTCCAGGGAAGGAATCAAGACCGCTATGGAGTGGAATGAATTCTTCCGGGGAAATGAGGACCAGAAATCCATTCCTATGATCCTGGAAGGAATGTTCGAGAAACAGAGCGCGCCCTGGGAGATAGCTGGACAGCCCAGACTCGAGGATGACCCCACCTTGCTAGATGATCTAATAGCGTTCATCAAGGGGCATGTGTGGATTCCAGACCAGAGATATTACGTCGTCCTTGCCTCTTGGGTAGTTGACACTTGGATCCATGATTATATGGAGACGTCTCCACGGCTGATCTTCTACGCGACCACACGCTCGGGGAAGACTCGTGCCTTGAACACGTTGAGAGAGCTCTCCTATCACGGATTGGACCTTGTCTCGCCCACTCCGGCGGCGATGTACCGTCTGATCGAGTCCCTTCATCCGTCGCTGTTCATAGACGAGTACCAGGACCTCGACAAGGAGATCATGCCCCATATTGGGGTAATATTCAAGAGCGGGTTCCAGGAAGGCGGAGCAGTCCCTCGGTGCGATAACGACAAAGACCGTTCGGACGTCGGTTTCTATAAAGTGTACTCGCCGCTTGCGATCGGTCTCAAGAACCGACTTCCTAAAGAGGACGAGGTTAACCGGTCCATAACCGTCCGGATGCTCGAAAAACCACCAACTGCCCAAGTGGTCAGGAGGATACAGAAGGACGCTGCCTGCTTGCTGCGTGGTCGTTTACTAAGTCTCCGGTTCAAGGTCCAGACCGAGATGGTCAAGCTAGAACCTCTGAAGGTAGAGGCTTCGAAGCTCGCCGAACGGGAGATTCCAGGCAAGGACAGGACGATCATTTTAGACGATCGCTCGATCGAGACGGCGGCGGCGCTGCTCCTTCCTTCATTGATCGTCGGGGGCGAGTCTTTCCGTCCCAAGATCGACGCAGTCCTCGGAGTCGTGGCAAGTTCCCAGGAGTTCTCAGACGAAGGGCTCAAGGACACCGACGAGGGGAAGGCGTTCTATGCGATCCAGGCGGTCTACAGGTTCCAGGACGAGCTCGACCAGACCGGCATGGATGGAAAGAAACTGCGCAACGTCTCGAAGATGACAACTAGGGCGGTGGCTGAACAGTTCAATATGGACCTGTCCGAACAAGGAGATGACAACCGGGACCCCGTCAAGACCCTCCGCGTCACTAACATGATCAAGTCCCTCGGGTTTGTCCTTCACCGTGGAGCTCACAGTCAGACATACTTTGATCCCGACAGCTTCCAATCGACCTATGCGGTGAACCTGAGGAAGTACGGAGGAAGGGGTAACTAAGTTAACCTGTTAACCTGGGTTTCCCGGATATGCCAGCATCGTTTTCGGGTTAACTGGTTAACTCTTTCTAGGGAGAGGGTAAGCCTATGCACACTAGAGCATCTTCCGCCGATCCGGTCCCGCGTCGCGTCAGCGAAGCGGTTAATACCGGCCGCGGTCATGCTCAACGTGAAGGCGCTCAAAGTGTCGCACGACGACGCGGGCGTCCTAGCAAAGCCGATCAGCTTGCCAATAGGGGGAGGTCCATGGGCAGGTATCCCCTGATGGCGGCTGCCGAGAAATATCTAGAGAGGAGGAGTCTGAAGGTGGGAAAGAGCACGATGGTCTATGAGAGGAGGATTATCAGACACATCGTTGGAGAGATCGAGGCGATGAGGGAGCGGGGCGAGCTCAGGACGACGCACCCTAAGGAAATGGGCCCCGTTGAGGTCCGGGCTTTCCTAGATTGGATGAAGGACCCGAAATCTCACGAGGGTAAGTCCTTAGATCCGGATACGCAGGTGCGTTATCTAGCAAGGTTGGAAGGCATCCTCAGGATGAACGACAACCATGTCATCGAGAGGATGAAGGACGAAGGCTACCGTCTGCCCCAGAAGGTGGGTAGAAAGCCAATAAGAGCGATCACGCAGCCCGATCTCGAGACAGTGCAGGAAGCATCTCGGAGCGTGGGGAGCTCCACGGGCGAGCCTGAAGGATGGCGTAGGGCGAAGGCCAGGTTCCTGACTACGATCTACGTTGCAACAGGTCTTCGGCCCTCAGAACTGCGTCTGGCCTTCATGGAGGACCTGGATGTCAGTCGGTGGAGGTTCTACGTTCGAAGCCCTAAAGGTGTGGGGGTATGGGCTGAGACGAGGACCGTAACGATCATGCCTCCATATCGGCAGGACGTCACATTATTCCTGGAGGAACGTGAGAAACTGCTTCGTTTCTACAGTGTGAAAAAAGCCACCCACCTCATTCCAAACCTCAGGAACGGGGAGGATAAACCCTACAGCGAGAACCATTTCCGCGAGCTCAAGAAGGAAGTACAGGAGATCTCCGGTATCAACTTCAGGCTCAAGGATTTTCGACCCACCTTCGCCACAATGAGCGTTGAGAAAGATCCGAACCTCTTGGTAGACGTATCGGCACAGCTAGGACACTCGAATCTGATGACGACGCAGAGGTATTATGCTCAGATCTCTGCGGACAGCGCCGGCTCAAGGCTTGAAAAGGCATGGGGCGGGAAAGGCAGCGTATCAAAGACCCAAACGAAACCCGAGCAGAGTGAGGCATTGAACCTCATCCTGCAACTGCTTGGCGTCACTCCGGAGGAGCTCGCCGCCCGACTTATGACCAAGGCTCAGGAAACACCAAATCCCGGAATTGATTCTAAAAACCGACTAACTGGCTATAATTGAGACGAATCCCCACAGGTCCGCCATCTCTCTTTCTGGCTTATTATACGCACAGCGTAGACCTTTTGAAATTCCTTAAACCCTTCAATCATATCATGAATCGAAGGGAATGAACATCGCACCGAACGTTCCATTAGTAACTCGTCTCAATGATCATCGCTCTTAGGATGCCAGGCCTTTCGGTGACCCTCTTTCCCGCACCGATCCCGATCTTCTGGATCGAGAATTTCTGGGGCAGTTCGTCCGATGTCTTGATGGCGGCCACGATGGCCGCACCGGTGGGCGTGACATGTTCGCCCTCCACATCCATAATGTGCAGGTGCAACCCGTGGACGGCCGCTATGGAAGAGACTGCTGGAACTGGGATAGGCAATAGGCCGTGCTGACAGCGCACCAACCCTTTCCCCTCATACAGTTCCGGTACGATCACGTTTGTTATGCCTAAGTTGTCGATACACACCGCAGCCGACACAATGTCCACGATTGAGTCGATTGCCCCGACCTCGTGGAAACGCACTTGCTCCAATTCCACACCATGCGCTTTTGACTCCGCTTCAGCAAGGATATGGAAGATCCGGATCGCAAGGTCCCTTGAATTGCTTGTGATATCGGCATGATTTATCATCTCAACTATCTGGGAGAGACTGCGATGTTCGTGGACGTGCTCCTGTTTCCCATGCACGATATTCAGACCATTCTTCTCATCTATAGGGTCCAAGACGACATCGAAGTCACAGGAATCCAATCCAGATTTCGACACGCGGCCGATTTTTATCCTGAAGCCGTGCACCGGCAGACTTGCCAGTGCTTTCTCCAGAACGCCTTGGTCCGCTCCCAGGTCCAGGAGTGCGGCGACGGTCATGTCTCCGCTTATGCCGGAATAGCATTCCAAATACAATGTCCGATCCATTCCAACCCCGAACCACATCCTGGTTTACAGATTCTTGCCCATATCATAGGCCTGTTGCATGAGGGCGGTACCTACGGCATAACCTTTCTGCCATAAGCCCGCCCCGTAGATCAATCCCATCTCCTTTGCACCTTCGAGGCAGCAGTCAGTGAACCCTCGGAATCCTTCGAACGTCCTCTCCAACGAAGCCTTGTTGTCGTCCGCGGCGGTCGCTATGAAATTAGAATTCCTTGTTTTTGATCTCAGTGTATCCAGCCGCCGTCCTGTCATTGAAGGTTTTCATCTGAGCGTCCATCGTATAGATGTAGACAGGTGTGGCCATCACAATGATGTCCGACTCGATCATCTTGTCGAGGATCTTGGCCATGTCATCCTTCTGCGAACATACTCCATTGTGTCTGGGTGAGCGCATCAAGTATTGGTGTGCTGAGGAAGAGGAAAATTCCTAGCCTCACAAAGGGCCAGGCGAGGTCGCGTATAGGCGGCTCAGCCCTTTCTCTTCGATCTCCGCCATACTACGATCAATCCCAATATCGCGGCGATCATCATGATCACCAGTATTAGGCCCAGCAGCGGGTTCATTCCGCCGGATGTATTAACTGTGAAATCCAATTTCTGGACCGCAACATTCCCTGCTTGGTCCGTTGTCCTTACCAGCAGGGTGTGCTGACCTTCGTTCAGCCCGGTCATGATGATCTTGCCTCCCATGCAGGAGGTGTACCCATTCCCGTCCACGCTGTATGTCATCGACGAGATCCCGCTTCCGTTATCCAACGAGTTCACCGTCACGGTCAGATGCGAGGAGTCCACGGCCATACCATCCTTCAGAGATATGGTCGCCGCCGGCATCCCCGAGTCCAGCTTGAACTGGAAGGTTTTCACGTCCTCCGCGTTCCCGGCGTTGTCGACGGAATAGTACTCAAGCCTGTGCATTCCCTCGGCCGATATGGCGAGGGTCGAGGCCGAGGTTGCCCAATCTCCGCTGTCCAGGCGGTAATGGGTCGCCATTACTCCGCTGATATCGTCGGCTGGGTTCCAGGTGGCGAATATCGTGCTGTTGTACCATCCCCCGCTCCCCATGCTTCCCGAGATCGATAACCTACTGGTCGGAGCGGTCAGATCGATGGTGAAGTTGACCGTCCTGGATAGCTCAACGTTCCCCGCCCGATCAGCGCTATTGAAGGTGATGCTGTGATTCCCCGGTGAGGACACCAACAGACCGGTGGCGTAAATGGTCCACACTCCTCCGTCAAGCGAGTACTTCGTGGAGGCCTTGCCGCTCACCTCGTCCATAGGGATCAAGGACACCGTCACCGAGCCGTTGAAATCCAAGTTCCCCCGGTCTCCAGTGCCATCTAGCGTGATCATGGTGACCGGGGCCATGATATCGATCTTGATGGACCGGGACCTTTCCGTCTCATTGTTCCCGGCCTTGTCAATGGCCAGGTATCTCAGGGTATGGTTG
Above is a window of Methanomassiliicoccales archaeon DNA encoding:
- a CDS encoding site-specific integrase — protein: MAAAEKYLERRSLKVGKSTMVYERRIIRHIVGEIEAMRERGELRTTHPKEMGPVEVRAFLDWMKDPKSHEGKSLDPDTQVRYLARLEGILRMNDNHVIERMKDEGYRLPQKVGRKPIRAITQPDLETVQEASRSVGSSTGEPEGWRRAKARFLTTIYVATGLRPSELRLAFMEDLDVSRWRFYVRSPKGVGVWAETRTVTIMPPYRQDVTLFLEEREKLLRFYSVKKATHLIPNLRNGEDKPYSENHFRELKKEVQEISGINFRLKDFRPTFATMSVEKDPNLLVDVSAQLGHSNLMTTQRYYAQISADSAGSRLEKAWGGKGSVSKTQTKPEQSEALNLILQLLGVTPEELAARLMTKAQETPNPGIDSKNRLTGYN
- a CDS encoding LarC family nickel insertion protein, encoding MDRTLYLECYSGISGDMTVAALLDLGADQGVLEKALASLPVHGFRIKIGRVSKSGLDSCDFDVVLDPIDEKNGLNIVHGKQEHVHEHRSLSQIVEMINHADITSNSRDLAIRIFHILAEAESKAHGVELEQVRFHEVGAIDSIVDIVSAAVCIDNLGITNVIVPELYEGKGLVRCQHGLLPIPVPAVSSIAAVHGLHLHIMDVEGEHVTPTGAAIVAAIKTSDELPQKFSIQKIGIGAGKRVTERPGILRAMIIETSY
- a CDS encoding NAD(P)H-dependent oxidoreductase; translated protein: MRSPRHNGVCSQKDDMAKILDKMIESDIIVMATPVYIYTMDAQMKTFNDRTAAGYTEIKNKEF